A stretch of Eubalaena glacialis isolate mEubGla1 chromosome 10, mEubGla1.1.hap2.+ XY, whole genome shotgun sequence DNA encodes these proteins:
- the RBMXL2 gene encoding RNA-binding motif protein, X-linked-like-2: MVEADRPGKLFIGGLNLETDEKILEATFGKYGCITEVLLMKDRETSKSRGFAFVTFESPADAKAAARDMNGKSLDGKAIKVAQATKPVFESGRRGPPPSHSRPRGLLGARGGGGGPRRPQSRGGPADDGGYAGDFDLRSSRAPLPVKRGPPPPRRAGPPPKRAAPSGPAHSGGGGIRGRPPAARGPDGYAGPPRREPPPPRRDPYLGPREEGYSPRHSYSSSRDYSSARDPRDFAPSPREYTYRDYGHSSARDDCASRGYGDRDGYGGRDRDYLDHPSGGFYRDHFESYGDPRSPAPARWPPPSYGSGRHDEYRGCSPDAYGGGRSERYWRGRDRAGRADRGLPPSMERGCPPPRESYSGSGRRAPLGGGRLGSCSERGGDRSRY, from the coding sequence ATGGTGGAAGCGGATCGCCCGGGGAAGCTCTTCATTGGCGGGCTCAACCTCGAAACCGACGAGAAAATCCTCGAGGCCACGTTTGGCAAGTATGGCTGCATCACCGAGGTGCTCCTGATGAAAGATCGAGAAACCAGCAAGTCCAGGGGCTTCGCGTTCGTCACCTTCGAAAGCCCGGCAGACGCCAAGGCCGCCGCCAGAGACATGAACGGCAAGTCCCTGGATGGTAAGGCCATCAAGGTGGCCCAGGCCACCAAGCCGGTGTTCGAGAGCGGCCGGCGGGGTCCGCCGCCGTCCCACAGCCGCCCGAGGGGCCTGCTCGGggcccgcggcggcggcggcggcccacGGCGCCCCCAGTCCCGGGGCGGGCCGGCGGACGACGGCGGTTACGCGGGCGACTTCGACCTGCGGTCCTCCCGGGCCCCGCTGCCTGTGAAGcgcgggccgccgccgccgcgcaggGCCGGCCCGCCCCCGAAGAGGGCCGCGCCGTCGGGCCCGGCTCACAGCGGAGGCGGTGGAATACGCGGGCGGCCCCCGGCCGCGCGGGGGCCAGACGGCTATGCTGGCCCGCCGCGCCGGGAGCCACCGCCCCCGCGCCGGGACCCCTACCTGGGTCCCCGGGAGGAGGGCTACTCGCCCCGACACAGCTACTCGTCGAGCCGCGACTACTCGAGCGCCCGCGACCCCCGGGATTTTGCTCCCTCGCCCAGAGAGTACACCTACCGCGACTACGGCCACTCCAGCGCCCGGGACGACTGTGCATCGAGAGGCTACGGCGACCGAGACGGCTACGGGGGGCGCGACCGCGACTACCTGGATCACCCGAGTGGAGGCTTCTACCGAGACCACTTCGAGAGCTACGGGGACCCACGCAGCCCCGCCCCTGCACGGTGGCCCCCGCCATCTTACGGCAGCGGCCGCCACGACGAGTACCGCGGCTGCTCGCCCGACGCCTACGGTGGCGGCCGGAGCGAGCGCTATTGGAGGGGCCGCGACCGGGCAGGCAGAGCTGATCGCGGGCTGCCGCCGTCCATGGAGAGGGGGTGCCCGCCCCCGCGCGAGTCCTACAGCGGGTCCGGCCGCAGGGCCCCCCTAGGCGGAGGCCGCCTGGGAAGCTGCTCGGAGAGAGGGGGAGACCGGAGCAGATACTAA